The following proteins are co-located in the Phragmites australis chromosome 10, lpPhrAust1.1, whole genome shotgun sequence genome:
- the LOC133930229 gene encoding protein FAR1-RELATED SEQUENCE 5-like encodes MGGKEHVSLEEVEEYSMVVNKTFSSEEDGYEFYNSYAKVKGFGVRRGKTRKKGGKVIWRRLLCSCEGYRSTEHFEKSVQVREPRALTRCGCEARLDIKLNEESGMWFVTDFKDSHSHALAKPGEAFVLRSHRCLSEAQKAEAIELGIGGLRTCQIMDVMEKNHGGFEKTGFLARDLYNFFARKKKKKVEGSDADFVLNYMREKQAEDSEYFFKYTQDAQGRMKNIFWADSQSQIDYDVFGDVMVFDSTYRVNRYNLPFVPFIGVNHHRSTVVFGCGIISNESVSSYVWLLDTFLEAMNQKHPKSLITDGDASMARAIEMVMPGADHRLCSWHIEQNMVKYLKGEKLSEFRKFIYHSMEVAEFERRWVDFKETHKITENDVWIWKMYELKNKWSAAHTNGRHFLGMRSNQRSESLNSRLHKHLDRTMSLVDLVEHYEFCLSRIRRNEAELDAKASLSIPFTRITADIYEKRAARIYTPTMFRKVRVQIRKLPEWEVKKLGALAG; translated from the exons ATGGGTGGCAAAGAGCatgttagcctggaggaagtGGAAGAATATAGCATGGTGGTAAACAAAACTTTTAGCAGCGAGGAGGATGGCTATGAGTtttataattcatatgcaaaagtgaAAGGGTTTGGTGTTAGAAGGGgcaagacgaggaagaaaggaggcAAGGTGATTTGGAGGAGATTATTGTGCTCGTGTGAAGGATACAGGTCCACTGAACACTTTGAAAAGTCTGTTCAAGTAAGGGAGCCACGGGCGCTCACCCGTTGTGGATGCGAGGCTAGGCTTGACATTAAGCTAAATGAAGAGAGTGGCATGTGGTTTGTTACGGATTTTAAGGATTCACATTCTCATGCACTTGCTAAGCCTGGTGAGGCTTTTGTGTTGCGGTCTCACCGGTGCCTAAGTGAAGCACAGAAAGCAGAGGCCATTGAGCTGGGAATCGGCGGCCTTCGTACTTGTCAGATAATGGATGTCATGGAGAAGAACCACGGCGGTTTTGAGAAGACTGGGTTTCTGGCTCGGGACCTGTACAATTTCtttgcaaggaagaagaagaaaaaggttgAAGGTAGCGACGCTGACTTTGTTTTGAATTATATGAGGGAGAAGCAAGCAGAAGACTCGGAGTATTTCTTCAAATACACCCAGGATGCTCAAGGGcggatgaaaaatatattttgggcGGATTCGCAATCTCAGATTGATTATGATGTCTTTGGCGATGTTATGGTCTTTGACAGCACGTACCGCGTGAACCGGTACAACCTTCCTTTTGTTCCCTTCATTGGAGTTAACCATCACCGAAGTACGGTTGTATTTGGATGCGGTATCATTTCGAATGAGAGTGTGTCATCGTATGTGTGGCTGCTTGATACTTTTTTGGAGGCGATGAACCAGAAGCATCCAAAGTCACTGATCACTGATGGGGACGCCTCAATGGCAAGGGCGATTGAGATGGTTATGCCCGGGGCAGATCACCGTCTGTGCAGTTGGCATATAGAGCAGAATATGGTGAAGTACCTCAAGGGTGAAAAGCTTTCGGAGTTCAGAAAATTCATTTACCATTCAATGGAGGTTGCTGAGTTCGAGAGGCGATGGGTAGATTTCAAGGAGACCCACAAAATAACTGAAAATGACGTATGGATATGGAAGatgtatgaactcaagaacaagtgGTCTGCCGCACACACGAATGGGAGACACTTCCTAGGCATGCGTAGTAACCAGCGGAGCGAGAGCTTGAACTCTAGGCTTCACAAGCATCTAGACCGGACTATGTCGCTTGTTGACCTGGTCGAGCATTATGAGTTCTGTTTGTCACGCATCCGCAGGAATGAGGCTGAGCTTGATGCGAAAGCTTCGTTGTCCATCCCATTCACTAGGATAACTGCGGACATATATGAGAAAAGGGCTGCTCGTATCTACACGCCGACAATGTTCAGGAAGGTTAGGGTGCAAATTAGGAAGCTACCTGAATGGGAGGTTAAAAAG CTAGGTGCCCTTGCCGGATGA
- the LOC133930228 gene encoding uncharacterized protein LOC133930228, which translates to MNAYIYCLNDDKRLNIRAGGRAFLADTFAGPFLSYKGSNSEWIVTRAKQYHKHDMLFFPINIPHTHWYLCVINARLRTIQILDSLGPSNNDRLELKQTIRGLEHYLDMAAHDMGPQETKWKDYRVTTWPWSEEVKSAIQKDTGSCGLFTLKFMECWTGFALRPKFAQQDIDHFRLKLAVILVNSHLNKIKESPGSRSKEDDAKPDNLGEDQHVDIDSDGITPTL; encoded by the exons ATGAATGCGTACATTTACTGCCTAAACGATGACAAGCGTCTAAATATTAGGGCCGGTGGGAGGGCGTTCCTAGCTGATACATTTGCTGGCCCTTTCCTGAGTTATAAAGGCTCCAACTCAGAATGGATTGTCACAAGGGCAAAACAGTATCACAAGCATGACATG CTCTTTTTCCCAATCAATATCCCCCATACCCATTGGTACTTGTGCGTTATCAACGCCAGGCTACGTACCATTCAAATATTGGACTCATTGGGGCCTAGCAACAATGATCGACTGGAACTGAAACAAACG ATCCGCGGTCTGGAGCATTATTTAGACATGGCAGCACATGATATGGGCCCGCAAGAAACTAAGTGGAAAGACTATAGGGTCACAACTTGGCCATGGTCGGAAGAAGTCAAGTCGGCAATCCAGAAAGACAC AGGCTCATGCGGACTATTCACGCTCAAATTTATGGAATGCTGGACAGGATTTGCGCTACGCCCCAAATTTGCACAG CAAGACATAGACCATTTCAGACTTAAGCTAGCGGTCATTTTGGTCAACTCTCACCTCAACAAGATCAAGGAAAGTCCTGGTTCTAGATCTAAGGAAGACGACGCTAAGCCTGACAACCTAGGAGAGGACCAACATGTTGACATTGATTCTGATGGAATTACACCTACTCTATAG
- the LOC133883414 gene encoding uncharacterized protein LOC133883414: MGNVEATSLIVPPELGDALAKVAVFAVVQALIYLILRKSSDVFSPAGRTASRSRSFRPMRSMSVRRVLAAFSDVPIGVLEADGGAPSPSTVDPGADRANWLK, translated from the coding sequence ATGGGCAACGTGGAGGCGACGTCGCTCATCGTCCCGCCGGAGCTGGGTGACGCGCTGGCCAAGGTGGCCGTGTTCGCGGTCGTCCAGGCGCTGATCTACCTGATCCTGCGGAAGTCGTCGGACGTCTTCTCCCCGGCGGGGAGGACAGCGAGCAGGTCGCGCAGCTTCCGGCCGATGCGGAGCATGAGCGTCCGGCGCGTGCTGGCCGCGTTCTCCGACGTCCCCATCGGCGTCCTGGAGGCGGACGGCGGCGCGCCGTCACCGTCAACGGTGGATCCCGGGGCTGACCGTGCCAACTGGCTGAAGTGA